A genome region from Maridesulfovibrio salexigens DSM 2638 includes the following:
- a CDS encoding ThiF family adenylyltransferase — MKIDVKVSEMLDGQFTEKRFASGEQVLIAPHALLRKTSRDLGLDMNCVERAVFSKGAVPERYARNFMTFSADEQRQLFFSKVAMVGMGGLGGHLLESLARAGVGHITACDGDSFEPSNLNRQRFAVENTLYSKKSEAAFEMIREVNPAVFLDVRSEFIDEDFESFIRGADLVADCLGGLEYRGKLKSAAAKLGVPLVTASVAGWAGVVSTVFPGDISPADFFGSNNGLEEELGTPIPAISTAVGVQCGEILKILSGKKSSLSGKALMFDLSKSYFETVSL, encoded by the coding sequence ATGAAGATAGATGTCAAAGTTTCAGAGATGCTTGACGGGCAGTTCACGGAAAAGCGTTTTGCCTCTGGAGAACAGGTTCTTATTGCTCCACATGCTCTGCTTAGGAAGACTTCTCGTGATCTCGGACTGGATATGAATTGTGTTGAGCGGGCCGTTTTTTCTAAGGGAGCTGTCCCGGAGCGCTACGCTCGAAATTTTATGACTTTCTCTGCGGATGAACAGCGGCAGTTGTTTTTTTCAAAGGTGGCCATGGTTGGCATGGGCGGGCTTGGAGGACATCTACTCGAGTCTTTGGCCCGAGCCGGAGTAGGGCATATAACAGCATGCGATGGTGACAGCTTTGAGCCTTCCAATCTTAACAGGCAAAGATTTGCAGTAGAAAACACTCTTTACAGCAAGAAAAGCGAGGCCGCTTTTGAAATGATAAGGGAAGTTAATCCTGCTGTGTTTCTGGATGTTCGATCAGAGTTTATTGATGAAGATTTTGAGTCTTTTATCAGAGGTGCTGATCTTGTTGCTGATTGTCTGGGAGGACTTGAGTACAGAGGAAAGCTCAAAAGTGCTGCTGCAAAGTTAGGTGTCCCTTTAGTGACGGCATCTGTAGCCGGTTGGGCCGGGGTTGTTTCTACAGTTTTTCCGGGAGACATTTCTCCTGCTGATTTTTTTGGCTCTAATAATGGTCTTGAGGAGGAATTGGGTACTCCTATTCCAGCTATTTCAACTGCTGTTGGAGTTCAGTGTGGTGAGATTCTAAAGATACTCAGCGGTAAAAAATCTTCTCTTTCAGGGAAAGCTTTAATGTTTGATTTATCTAAGTCATATTTTGAAACAGTCTCCCTTTAA
- the hypF gene encoding carbamoyltransferase HypF has translation MTDNRISRRLLTVTGQVQGVGFRPFVYKTALKHKLSGTVLNSPEGVLIELQGSEDALNGFDQSFKDDLPRLARIVSLEKENLAVVEGEEQFCILASTVGEGHCVLISPDVATCPDCFADMNDPRNRRYEYPFTNCTNCGPRYTITKSIPYDRPVTSMACFELCDDCRTEYEDPLDRRFHAQPNACADCGPKVWLTDNEGNDLAGPGIALRELAKLLAGGKVAGVKGLGGFHLVCDASNPDAVRTLRERKNRPDKPLAVMVRDVDEARKLADLTDNDIELLEGLQRPIVLAPKGDNYSLAPEIAPDTDFIGLMVPYTPLHQVLLKYVSTLNDSDLPSALVMTSGNMSSAPICIGNREALKRLPHIVDVFLFHNRDILIRVDDSVARSVPEFNGESESRTVFMRRARGYTPSPVFLAQEGPCVLGTGPELKNTLCLTKGDQAFSSQHIGDMQNLETANFWKEIRMHLQSILKVKPELIVHDLHPDYLTTGFAEEISHAEEIKTAALQHHYAHIHSVLAENKHQGPALGLALDGTGLGEDRTIWGGECLLVDNEKLEHKRLARFSHLRLPGGEAAVREPWRIARAAAKDLGLDPDQIAIPKQFQGGLKMFDQILEKNINCPPTSSCGRLFDAVSAMLELCPAISYEGQAAIILEKVQDMDDQGVYDCPLDETAEPYEICTGELFKQAFTDFQNRISPAIISRRFHRGLIVGLADCAEQIAAQTGIKTVGLSGGVMQNLTIAVELPEELQKRGLTPLVHRYLPPNDGCISLGQAVYGQLLLNRG, from the coding sequence ATGACCGACAACAGAATTTCCCGAAGACTCCTCACTGTCACCGGACAGGTGCAGGGAGTTGGTTTCAGGCCCTTTGTTTACAAGACAGCACTCAAACACAAACTTTCCGGCACAGTACTGAACAGTCCGGAAGGTGTGCTCATAGAATTGCAGGGAAGTGAAGATGCACTCAACGGCTTTGACCAAAGCTTTAAGGACGACCTGCCAAGACTGGCCCGTATAGTTTCGCTGGAAAAGGAAAATCTTGCAGTTGTCGAAGGTGAAGAACAATTCTGCATTCTGGCCTCAACTGTCGGAGAAGGACATTGCGTACTGATAAGCCCGGATGTGGCGACCTGCCCGGACTGTTTTGCAGACATGAATGATCCGCGGAATCGCCGCTACGAATACCCGTTCACCAACTGCACCAATTGCGGCCCGCGCTATACAATTACCAAATCAATTCCATATGATCGTCCGGTCACTTCCATGGCCTGCTTTGAACTTTGTGATGACTGCCGCACAGAGTATGAGGATCCGCTGGATCGCCGCTTCCATGCCCAGCCCAATGCCTGCGCTGATTGCGGACCGAAGGTCTGGTTGACCGATAACGAGGGTAATGATCTTGCCGGACCGGGCATAGCTCTGCGCGAACTGGCAAAACTGCTTGCAGGCGGGAAAGTCGCCGGAGTGAAGGGCCTCGGCGGATTTCATCTTGTATGTGATGCATCCAATCCTGATGCCGTGCGTACTTTGCGCGAACGTAAAAACCGCCCCGACAAGCCACTGGCTGTTATGGTCCGCGATGTTGACGAAGCACGCAAACTAGCAGACCTCACCGACAACGACATAGAACTTCTGGAAGGTTTGCAGCGCCCCATCGTGCTGGCACCCAAAGGCGATAATTATTCCCTTGCTCCGGAAATTGCACCGGACACAGACTTCATCGGTTTAATGGTGCCTTACACCCCGTTGCATCAGGTATTGCTTAAATATGTCTCAACCTTGAATGATTCCGATCTTCCGTCAGCGCTGGTTATGACTTCAGGCAACATGAGTTCCGCTCCCATTTGCATTGGTAACCGCGAAGCCCTGAAAAGACTGCCTCATATCGTAGACGTATTCCTCTTCCATAACCGTGATATCCTTATCAGGGTAGATGATTCGGTAGCACGTTCTGTACCCGAATTTAACGGTGAATCTGAATCACGCACAGTCTTCATGCGCAGAGCCAGAGGTTACACTCCATCCCCTGTTTTTCTTGCACAGGAAGGACCATGCGTTCTGGGAACCGGACCGGAACTAAAGAACACCCTTTGTTTGACCAAAGGAGATCAAGCATTCAGCAGTCAGCATATAGGTGATATGCAAAACCTTGAGACTGCCAATTTCTGGAAAGAAATACGGATGCACCTGCAATCCATCCTTAAGGTTAAACCGGAACTTATTGTCCACGATTTACACCCCGATTACCTGACGACAGGATTTGCCGAAGAAATTTCACATGCAGAGGAAATCAAAACAGCAGCATTACAGCACCATTACGCCCATATCCACTCCGTACTTGCCGAGAACAAGCATCAGGGCCCGGCACTGGGACTAGCCTTAGATGGGACCGGACTGGGGGAAGACCGCACCATCTGGGGCGGTGAATGTCTGCTGGTTGATAACGAAAAACTGGAGCACAAACGGCTTGCCCGTTTTAGCCACCTACGCCTCCCCGGAGGAGAAGCAGCTGTACGAGAACCCTGGCGCATTGCCCGTGCAGCTGCAAAAGACCTCGGCCTTGACCCGGATCAGATTGCAATACCGAAACAATTTCAAGGCGGTCTGAAAATGTTTGATCAAATCCTTGAAAAGAATATTAACTGCCCGCCGACCAGCAGTTGCGGACGCCTTTTTGACGCAGTCTCAGCCATGCTAGAACTCTGCCCAGCCATATCTTACGAAGGGCAGGCGGCAATCATCCTTGAAAAGGTTCAGGATATGGATGACCAAGGAGTTTATGACTGCCCGCTAGATGAAACAGCCGAACCTTACGAAATCTGCACTGGAGAGCTTTTCAAACAGGCTTTCACAGATTTCCAAAACAGAATTTCACCAGCAATCATCAGCCGCCGTTTCCATCGCGGACTGATAGTGGGACTTGCCGATTGTGCAGAGCAGATTGCCGCTCAAACCGGAATCAAAACAGTTGGTCTAAGCGGCGGGGTTATGCAAAACCTGACCATCGCCGTAGAGCTTCCAGAGGAACTTCAAAAGCGTGGTTTGACTCCACTGGTCCACCGCTACCTTCCGCCCAATGACGGATGCATTTCACTCGGACAGGCAGTTTATGGGCAGCTGCTTCTTAACAGGGGATAG
- a CDS encoding DUF362 domain-containing protein — protein sequence MSSNNPKIPVAFFRILEYESTFLDTAVAMTVEECGLKVHPGTKVLVKPNLVSSKNPLACTHPNVTLSLCRYLKDCGAQITVADSPGYGSAAQVSKAIGMTDGLKKMGLKPKSLGRPTPLKLSFGETIGISRDALESDMIINVPKLKAHGQFVVTGAVKNLFGTVVGFRKAYAHTRFGETPGLMEKMIIEVVQSMPLAFNLMDAIYPMHETGPISGKPYSMSLLAGSTNPYALDTAIYMLLGLSPKKILLWRETAHQKIHGYNPDHIKYVIEPPDDFDTTDFKVPEQLSPMEFEPVRFVKGRIKSFLSRFG from the coding sequence ATGAGCAGTAATAATCCGAAAATCCCTGTCGCCTTTTTCCGTATCCTTGAATATGAATCCACATTTCTGGATACGGCAGTCGCTATGACCGTGGAAGAATGCGGACTAAAAGTTCACCCCGGCACCAAAGTGCTGGTTAAGCCCAATCTTGTTTCCTCTAAGAATCCATTGGCCTGTACCCATCCGAACGTGACTCTTTCGCTCTGCCGTTACCTCAAGGATTGCGGAGCGCAGATCACAGTAGCGGACTCTCCGGGCTACGGTAGTGCTGCACAGGTTTCCAAAGCCATCGGCATGACTGACGGCTTGAAAAAGATGGGACTGAAACCCAAAAGCCTCGGCCGCCCTACCCCGCTCAAACTTTCTTTTGGAGAAACCATCGGTATCTCGCGTGATGCCCTTGAATCGGACATGATCATAAATGTCCCCAAACTCAAGGCTCATGGTCAATTCGTAGTCACCGGGGCAGTGAAAAACCTGTTCGGAACAGTGGTAGGTTTCCGCAAGGCTTACGCTCATACCCGCTTTGGTGAAACACCCGGACTAATGGAAAAGATGATCATTGAAGTGGTCCAATCCATGCCCTTGGCCTTTAACTTAATGGATGCAATTTATCCTATGCATGAAACCGGACCGATCAGCGGCAAGCCCTACTCCATGAGTTTGCTGGCAGGATCGACCAATCCCTATGCCCTTGATACCGCCATATACATGCTGCTTGGCTTAAGCCCCAAAAAGATTCTGCTCTGGCGGGAAACCGCACACCAGAAGATACACGGCTATAATCCTGACCACATTAAATATGTAATCGAACCTCCTGACGACTTCGACACTACTGATTTCAAAGTTCCAGAACAACTGAGTCCCATGGAATTTGAACCCGTCCGCTTTGTAAAAGGACGAATCAAATCCTTCCTAAGCAGATTCGGTTGA
- a CDS encoding ATP-binding cassette domain-containing protein gives MSGKLVSMNDLSLTLDRGPVLQGIDWDIRSGEHWAVLGPNGAGKTTLMMILAGEVWPDDETSREFRVEGEIVHSPLEPLERYRMISPEHQDIFEKLAWDVTGEEVVLAGKDNTPFLYRLADDEEYVRVRDFMESLGMLDLAKRSMVKMSRGEGRKILIARALMAEPEILILDEFLEGIDQQSREQLIRAIDIAAANGTTIVCSAHRKEELPSCVNKTLYIRDGKIDHCRDGDGLEVSCASPRDLKRTPPEVNSIEPGRTLFKLSDASVVFLGKTVLNNIDWEMTGGQSWAVLGRNGAGKSTLLRLLYGDAAAYAAEDEMKRLPERGDSLRSVRGRMGMVSASMQASFGEAVGKPIPIFDVVLSGFFASAGILDDISDEMREKTWEWLRFFGISDLANRPMEQVSYGQLRKAFIARALISGPDVLLLDEPLAGVDEESRHEIYQLLELLARAGVAMVYVTHHREELIPSISHVLEIEGGRVAFRGTKEDYFKLRD, from the coding sequence ATGAGCGGTAAATTGGTTTCCATGAACGATCTTTCACTTACACTGGATCGTGGACCGGTGTTGCAGGGTATCGATTGGGATATCCGTTCCGGTGAGCATTGGGCAGTACTCGGGCCTAACGGTGCAGGTAAAACTACATTGATGATGATTTTGGCCGGTGAAGTCTGGCCGGATGACGAGACCAGCCGGGAATTCAGGGTTGAGGGTGAGATCGTCCACAGCCCGCTGGAACCCCTTGAGCGTTACCGTATGATTTCCCCGGAACATCAGGATATTTTTGAGAAATTGGCCTGGGACGTAACCGGGGAAGAAGTCGTTTTAGCCGGTAAGGATAATACTCCATTTTTATATCGTCTCGCAGATGATGAAGAGTACGTGCGGGTCCGTGATTTTATGGAATCGTTGGGGATGCTGGACCTTGCCAAGCGCAGCATGGTTAAGATGTCTCGAGGTGAGGGACGTAAGATTCTCATTGCCCGCGCTTTGATGGCTGAACCGGAAATACTTATTCTGGACGAATTTCTTGAGGGCATTGACCAGCAATCCCGTGAGCAGTTGATCCGGGCAATTGATATTGCCGCTGCCAACGGAACGACTATTGTTTGCTCCGCTCATCGAAAGGAAGAACTGCCTTCCTGCGTCAATAAGACTTTATATATCCGTGACGGCAAGATTGATCATTGCCGGGACGGAGATGGACTTGAAGTCTCCTGCGCAAGTCCTCGGGATTTGAAGCGGACTCCGCCTGAAGTGAACAGCATTGAGCCGGGACGGACTTTATTTAAACTTTCCGATGCAAGTGTTGTTTTTCTCGGTAAGACTGTGCTGAACAACATTGACTGGGAAATGACCGGCGGTCAAAGCTGGGCTGTTTTGGGTCGTAACGGTGCCGGGAAATCCACTCTTTTGCGTTTGCTCTACGGAGATGCCGCAGCCTATGCCGCTGAAGATGAGATGAAACGTCTGCCCGAGAGAGGCGATAGTTTGCGTTCTGTTCGTGGACGTATGGGCATGGTTTCCGCTTCTATGCAGGCTTCATTCGGCGAAGCAGTTGGTAAGCCTATACCGATTTTCGATGTGGTGCTTTCCGGGTTCTTTGCTTCCGCAGGAATTCTGGATGATATTTCAGATGAAATGCGTGAGAAGACATGGGAGTGGTTACGTTTCTTCGGTATTTCTGATCTGGCGAATCGGCCTATGGAACAGGTTTCTTACGGGCAATTGCGCAAGGCATTTATTGCCCGTGCACTGATCTCTGGGCCGGATGTTCTGTTGCTTGATGAGCCGCTGGCCGGAGTTGATGAAGAATCCCGGCATGAGATTTATCAATTGTTGGAATTACTCGCTAGGGCCGGAGTCGCCATGGTCTACGTGACTCACCACCGTGAAGAATTGATTCCGTCAATCTCACATGTTCTCGAAATTGAAGGGGGCAGGGTCGCCTTCCGGGGAACTAAAGAAGATTATTTCAAGTTGCGCGACTAA
- the cysQ gene encoding 3'(2'),5'-bisphosphate nucleotidase CysQ, with product MEEIIKNLSCIAREAGAAIMAVRNKGFDVKNKNDKSPVTEADIASNEVISKRLKELYPEIPILSEEGTKIPYEERKQWDIFFLIDPLDGTKEFIKDNGEFCVCIALMRKKRPILGVVYAPTQDALYTGSIETGAQVSKNGEPPVAISTRPPAENEGLIVVGSRSHPAPELADYLETLNVEKMTPAGSAIKFCLVAEGKAHLYPRFNPTMEWDTGAGQAIVEAAGGSMLGLDGKEFPYNKENLRNAGFIVKA from the coding sequence ATGGAAGAAATAATCAAGAATCTATCCTGTATTGCACGCGAAGCCGGAGCTGCTATCATGGCTGTCCGTAATAAAGGCTTTGACGTGAAAAACAAGAATGATAAATCACCTGTTACTGAAGCTGACATTGCCTCAAACGAAGTGATTTCCAAACGTCTGAAAGAACTATATCCAGAAATACCCATATTATCGGAAGAGGGAACCAAAATACCCTACGAAGAAAGAAAACAATGGGATATTTTTTTCCTCATAGATCCATTGGACGGCACTAAAGAGTTTATCAAGGACAATGGTGAATTCTGCGTATGCATAGCACTGATGCGTAAGAAACGCCCGATTCTGGGAGTAGTCTACGCCCCAACTCAGGACGCGCTCTATACCGGAAGCATCGAAACTGGAGCACAGGTTAGCAAAAACGGCGAACCTCCTGTAGCCATATCCACCCGTCCTCCAGCTGAAAACGAAGGACTAATCGTGGTCGGAAGCAGGTCACACCCTGCACCGGAACTTGCGGATTATCTGGAAACTCTCAACGTGGAAAAAATGACTCCTGCGGGCAGTGCTATAAAATTCTGCCTTGTTGCTGAAGGCAAAGCACATCTTTACCCACGCTTTAACCCTACCATGGAATGGGATACGGGAGCAGGGCAAGCTATTGTTGAGGCTGCGGGCGGCTCCATGCTTGGACTGGATGGGAAGGAATTCCCTTACAACAAAGAAAATTTGAGAAATGCAGGCTTCATTGTCAAAGCCTGA
- a CDS encoding TSUP family transporter, which translates to MKKPSGRDIFLLISAVFLLLCPLLLHAADIKIPAYIGRANNPYILPDADGPGFFQCTAIGLVTGMLSAVIGAGGGLLVVPALMTAGVSGIYAVGSEMFRLFIFSTIQSLRMGINRRIKYTLALIMTFGTVLGGLAGYTLCKKIFIADPAGNDVFISSMIALWLIIYSFIIIPDFREAAQKYALELLRKEQEKDQEQQAINTQAEAPAEQPKKEEKKKEEGEPKEGKDEQAQPQEEKPKPEPEPQFEDELYPDEEPWEIARSMRSMKLPPYIKFPSTIKDEEEDQLEPAEMRRGGEEPDLDTAEEEDKAESIPILPIFFLTVVGGFFMAMTGSGGVILTFTVMTKGFACVAALVAGTDLARLALSTGGLTMSTYGLNGFINIYCITGLVFGTITGLHIGSKSLKNILPYRVKGLVALLVVSVIINRILAIPALLRKAGASIDAGLVSTFDSSGSYILLIGAGIFGGWMFFAFLSGVYKSLQPVEAEEEKK; encoded by the coding sequence ATGAAGAAACCTTCCGGCCGAGACATTTTTCTACTCATCAGTGCAGTATTTCTCCTGCTCTGCCCCCTGCTGTTGCACGCAGCAGACATCAAAATTCCAGCCTACATCGGACGAGCCAACAACCCATACATTCTGCCGGACGCTGACGGTCCGGGATTTTTTCAATGCACAGCCATCGGCCTTGTTACCGGAATGCTCAGCGCGGTAATAGGGGCAGGCGGCGGGCTGCTGGTTGTTCCGGCACTGATGACTGCAGGAGTAAGCGGAATATACGCTGTCGGTTCAGAGATGTTTCGGCTTTTTATCTTCAGCACCATCCAAAGCCTGCGCATGGGCATCAACCGTCGTATCAAATATACACTGGCCTTGATCATGACTTTCGGTACAGTCCTTGGTGGACTCGCCGGCTACACATTATGCAAAAAAATATTCATTGCCGACCCAGCCGGAAATGATGTTTTCATCTCATCCATGATCGCCCTCTGGCTTATCATATACTCATTCATTATTATCCCGGATTTCCGTGAAGCTGCACAAAAATATGCTCTTGAACTTCTGCGCAAAGAGCAGGAAAAAGATCAAGAACAACAGGCAATAAACACGCAAGCTGAAGCCCCGGCAGAACAGCCTAAGAAAGAAGAGAAAAAAAAAGAGGAAGGAGAACCCAAAGAAGGAAAGGACGAGCAAGCCCAACCACAAGAAGAAAAGCCGAAGCCTGAACCCGAACCGCAATTTGAAGATGAATTATACCCGGACGAAGAACCTTGGGAAATTGCCCGCAGCATGCGAAGCATGAAGCTACCGCCGTACATAAAATTTCCTTCAACCATAAAAGATGAAGAAGAGGACCAACTGGAACCGGCTGAAATGCGCCGGGGCGGGGAAGAGCCTGATCTGGATACGGCAGAAGAAGAGGACAAAGCAGAAAGCATCCCCATTCTGCCGATCTTTTTTCTAACAGTCGTTGGTGGCTTTTTCATGGCCATGACCGGATCAGGCGGGGTAATCCTGACCTTCACCGTTATGACCAAAGGCTTTGCCTGCGTAGCCGCACTGGTAGCCGGGACAGATCTGGCAAGGCTGGCCCTTTCAACTGGGGGCTTAACAATGTCTACATACGGTTTGAACGGATTCATCAACATTTACTGCATAACAGGGCTGGTCTTCGGAACCATAACCGGCCTCCATATAGGCAGCAAAAGTCTTAAGAATATCCTTCCCTACCGGGTCAAAGGGCTGGTTGCCCTACTGGTAGTCTCAGTGATCATCAACCGCATACTGGCTATCCCTGCTCTATTGCGCAAAGCTGGTGCATCCATTGACGCAGGATTGGTTTCTACTTTTGATTCGAGCGGATCATACATTCTGCTCATCGGAGCCGGGATTTTCGGAGGATGGATGTTTTTCGCCTTTCTAAGCGGAGTATATAAATCCTTACAACCGGTTGAGGCAGAGGAGGAAAAGAAATGA